A genomic window from Chlorobium phaeobacteroides DSM 266 includes:
- the metK gene encoding methionine adenosyltransferase has translation MSQSRYFFTSESVSEGHPDKVSDQISDAVLDEFIRQDPDSRVACETFVTTGQVIVGGEVTTKGVVDVQTIARKVITEIGYTKGEYMFDAHSCGVLSALHSQSPDINRGVDRKEEISDELDRVGAGDQGMMFGYACTETPELMPAALQFAQQLVKKLAEIRKEGKIMTYLRPDAKSQVTLEYVDEQVKRVDAVVVSTQHDPEPEGVSEAEWQAVIKKDIIENVINVVIPAALLDEKTKLHINPTGRFVIGGPHGDTGLTGRKIIVDTYGGAAPHGGGAFSGKDPSKVDRSAAYASRHVAKNIVAAGLADKCTVQVSYAIGVAQPVSIYINTHGTAKHGLTDAEIQEKAEVIFDLRPASIIKRFGLNKPEGWCYQETAAYGHFGRENFPWERTEKVEELKKALNVA, from the coding sequence ATGTCACAATCAAGGTATTTTTTTACTTCAGAATCCGTATCGGAAGGGCATCCAGACAAAGTATCCGATCAGATTTCCGATGCTGTACTTGATGAGTTTATTCGCCAGGATCCGGATTCACGCGTTGCCTGCGAAACGTTCGTCACCACCGGTCAGGTTATTGTAGGCGGAGAAGTAACGACCAAGGGTGTTGTTGACGTTCAGACAATCGCTCGTAAAGTCATCACCGAAATAGGCTATACCAAAGGCGAATACATGTTTGACGCTCATTCATGCGGCGTTCTCTCTGCACTTCACAGCCAGTCGCCGGATATCAACCGTGGCGTTGACCGCAAGGAAGAGATCTCTGACGAACTTGACCGCGTCGGAGCAGGTGACCAGGGTATGATGTTCGGCTATGCATGCACCGAAACGCCTGAACTGATGCCTGCCGCTCTCCAGTTCGCCCAGCAACTTGTCAAGAAGCTTGCTGAAATCCGCAAGGAAGGAAAAATCATGACCTACCTTCGCCCCGACGCCAAAAGCCAGGTTACGCTTGAGTATGTGGACGAACAGGTCAAACGAGTTGATGCCGTTGTGGTATCAACACAACACGACCCTGAACCTGAAGGCGTCAGCGAAGCCGAGTGGCAGGCAGTCATCAAAAAAGATATTATCGAGAATGTCATCAACGTCGTTATTCCTGCGGCTCTGCTCGATGAAAAAACAAAACTGCACATCAACCCGACCGGACGTTTTGTCATCGGCGGACCACACGGCGATACCGGCCTGACCGGACGCAAGATCATTGTGGATACCTATGGCGGCGCAGCGCCCCACGGCGGCGGCGCATTCAGCGGTAAAGATCCGTCGAAAGTCGACCGCAGCGCGGCATATGCTTCGCGTCACGTCGCAAAGAACATTGTTGCAGCGGGACTTGCCGATAAATGTACCGTTCAGGTCTCCTATGCAATCGGCGTTGCCCAGCCCGTTTCGATCTATATCAATACCCACGGCACAGCAAAACATGGACTCACCGATGCAGAAATTCAGGAAAAGGCCGAAGTTATCTTCGATCTTCGTCCTGCATCGATCATCAAGCGTTTCGGCCTCAACAAACCTGAAGGCTGGTGCTACCAGGAAACCGCAGCCTATGGCCATTTCGGCCGTGAAAACTTCCCGTGGGAAAGAACCGAAAAAGTTGAAGAGCTGAAAAAAGCCCTAAATGTAGCCTAA